The proteins below are encoded in one region of Mesoplasma melaleucae:
- a CDS encoding RsmE family RNA methyltransferase has protein sequence MFRYFVEIKEDNTFIINNSDVHHIKNVVKLKNNEIIECVYQQAVYQTKIIDLTIDDQVVVEIINKLETTTSKVKKVLIAGVLREQKWDYLLQKSTELGVDEIIPVIFKRNVVKIDAKKVNQKLQRWQAICDTATKQSKRTTIPVVNNLITNLKDLTNSLCNLNLVAWEEEKEIELKTYLTQNFNSISFVIGCEGGIDASEIKILHEIGFRNVSLGSNILRAETAPTYILSSLIYEKM, from the coding sequence ATGTTTAGATATTTTGTAGAGATTAAAGAAGATAATACTTTTATTATTAATAATAGTGATGTTCATCATATTAAAAATGTTGTTAAGTTAAAAAATAATGAAATTATTGAATGTGTTTATCAACAAGCAGTTTATCAAACTAAGATTATTGATTTAACAATTGATGATCAAGTAGTTGTCGAAATTATTAATAAACTTGAAACTACAACAAGTAAAGTTAAAAAAGTGTTAATTGCTGGAGTATTACGTGAACAAAAATGAGATTACTTGTTACAAAAATCAACTGAACTAGGAGTTGATGAAATTATTCCTGTAATCTTTAAACGTAATGTTGTTAAAATTGATGCTAAAAAGGTTAATCAAAAACTACAAAGATGACAAGCAATTTGTGATACTGCTACTAAACAATCAAAAAGAACAACTATTCCTGTTGTTAATAATTTAATTACTAACTTAAAAGATTTAACTAATAGTTTATGTAATTTAAATCTTGTAGCATGAGAAGAAGAAAAAGAAATTGAACTTAAAACATATTTAACACAAAACTTTAACTCAATTAGTTTTGTTATTGGTTGTGAAGGTGGAATTGATGCTAGTGAGATTAAGATTCTGCATGAAATAGGTTTTAGAAATGTAAGTTTAGGAAGTAATATACTAAGAGCTGAAACTGCTCCAACCTATATATTAAGTAGTTTAATTTATGAAAAAATGTAA
- a CDS encoding DEAD/DEAH box helicase family protein, translating into MQKDFKERVEVRIKNSFKNNGSRIHMKAYCFLREGGFSNLYIGSNNFTRTGIMIGNEYSIKINEFREKEIFNNFILEFNNLWKQDLIEITDSEIINKMILSQIFIDEINRQKEKEQFEIINNLSKNKDIFELFDYQKEVINRINQREKDGINKHLIVMATDTGKTLTIAKYFEELFYKTNKPLKILFLAHQKEILEQGITTFEKIITGFKSEVCDFYDQRNKIEDFESNSYIFATFQSLSKNLKFIQEIKFDLVILDEVHHIQAKNYKKVFDLVSKNSKTLIGLTATPERTDGIDINKYFNYEYAYELSLYNALSNDLLAPFDYYFIQDKTVDLTGIELNKSEKLWKILSSQQRNKFILENIEKMIGLNNRDTSTVLFCSSIEHANKLKKFLCENNLRCEVLTSENNSKERENLI; encoded by the coding sequence TTGCAAAAAGATTTTAAAGAAAGAGTAGAAGTTAGAATTAAAAATTCGTTTAAAAATAATGGCTCAAGAATTCATATGAAAGCATATTGTTTTTTAAGAGAAGGCGGTTTTAGTAATTTGTATATTGGTTCAAATAACTTTACAAGAACTGGAATAATGATAGGAAATGAATATTCAATTAAAATTAATGAGTTTAGAGAAAAAGAAATATTTAATAACTTTATTTTAGAGTTCAATAACCTATGAAAGCAGGATTTAATTGAAATAACTGATTCTGAAATCATTAATAAAATGATTTTGTCTCAAATTTTTATTGATGAAATTAATAGGCAAAAAGAAAAAGAACAATTTGAAATAATTAATAATTTATCCAAAAATAAGGATATATTTGAATTATTTGATTACCAAAAAGAAGTTATTAACAGGATTAATCAAAGAGAAAAAGATGGAATAAATAAACATTTAATAGTAATGGCAACTGATACGGGAAAAACTTTAACAATTGCTAAATATTTTGAAGAATTATTTTATAAAACAAATAAACCTTTAAAAATTTTATTTTTAGCTCATCAAAAAGAAATTCTAGAGCAAGGTATAACAACTTTTGAAAAAATTATTACAGGTTTTAAAAGTGAAGTTTGCGATTTTTATGATCAAAGAAATAAAATAGAAGATTTTGAATCAAATAGTTATATTTTTGCAACTTTTCAAAGTTTATCTAAAAATTTAAAATTTATACAAGAAATTAAATTTGATTTAGTTATTTTAGATGAAGTACATCACATTCAAGCTAAAAATTATAAAAAAGTATTTGATTTAGTTTCTAAAAATTCAAAAACATTAATTGGATTAACGGCAACACCAGAAAGAACAGATGGAATAGATATCAATAAATACTTTAATTATGAATACGCATATGAATTAAGTTTATATAATGCATTATCAAACGATTTACTTGCTCCATTTGATTATTATTTTATTCAAGATAAAACAGTTGACTTAACAGGAATAGAATTAAATAAAAGTGAAAAATTATGAAAAATATTAAGTTCACAACAAAGAAATAAATTTATTTTGGAAAACATAGAAAAAATGATTGGATTAAATAATCGTGATACATCGACTGTGCTATTTTGTTCATCAATTGAACACGCAAATAAATTAAAAAAATTTCTTTGTGAAAATA